One genomic segment of Burkholderia multivorans ATCC BAA-247 includes these proteins:
- a CDS encoding nuclear transport factor 2 family protein, translating into MNTSAQSVHTDLIDRYFDAWNEPDVARRRALIDATYASDAAYRDPLMAGDGHAGIDTMIAAVQERFPAYRFRRTTDVDGFGQHLRFSWALEAPDGTAIVKGSDFGTVDASGRLKSITGFIDEMPAAAA; encoded by the coding sequence ATGAACACCAGTGCCCAATCCGTCCATACCGACCTGATCGACCGCTACTTCGATGCGTGGAACGAGCCCGACGTCGCGCGCCGCCGCGCGCTGATCGACGCGACGTACGCGAGCGATGCCGCCTATCGCGATCCGCTGATGGCCGGCGACGGTCACGCGGGCATCGACACGATGATCGCGGCCGTGCAGGAGCGCTTTCCGGCATACCGCTTTCGCCGCACCACCGATGTCGACGGTTTCGGCCAGCACCTGCGCTTCTCATGGGCGCTCGAGGCGCCGGACGGTACCGCGATCGTGAAGGGCTCGGATTTCGGCACCGTCGATGCGTCGGGCCGCCTGAAGTCGATCACGGGCTTCATCGACGAAATGCCGGCTGCGGCGGCGTAA